From one Rhopalosiphum padi isolate XX-2018 chromosome 2, ASM2088224v1, whole genome shotgun sequence genomic stretch:
- the LOC132923387 gene encoding LHFPL tetraspan subfamily member 3 protein: MGSKIEYVDSSQMYATNYVRNAKAVGVLWGIFTVCYSIIVAVAFITPEWIGDTTTSENPARFGLWSSCYFGNGVSAAVEDCQGKLEDLSNIPSVAIRVAAIFGSVSVCISIIIVLMLLLFFFFQSTTVYLICAWLHVLSAGCLIASIVVFPMGWDSPHIQKTCGPEAKSYSLGDCTFRWAYLLAVIASVDALILSALAFILATRHIKLQPEPLYASTLRKGELNSGYLGDSSASMAGSRKSLNLQPVMLMPQPMMDQDRFSEFSNRTGRSHKGAMYRPEYASSSIHNFQL, from the exons ATGGGTTCCAAAATAGAATATGTGGACTCGTCGCAAATGTACGCCACAAACTATGTGCGTAACGCCAAAGCAGTAGGCGTTTTGTGGGGTATATTCACAGTTTGCTATTCAATAATCGTAGCAGTGGCCTTCATCACTCCAGAATGGATTGGTGACACCACAACATCTGAAAATCCTGCTCGTTTCGGGCTATGGAGCAGCTGTTACTTTGGTAATGGTGTTTCGGCTGCTGTCGAGGACTGCCAGGGAAAGCTGGAAGATCTATCCAATATACCTAGTGTAGCCATAAGAGTGGCTGCGATTTTTGGCAGTGTATCGGTGTGCATTTCCATAATTATTGTGctgatgttgttgttgtttttcttttttcaatcTACAACAGTGTACCTTATTTGTGCATGGTTACACGTTTTATCTG cTGGATGTCTGATTGCATCCATTGTTGTTTTTCCAATGGGCTGGGATTCACCACATATTCAGAAGACTTGTGGTCCTGAGGCTAAAAGTTATAGTCTTGGCGACTGTACTTTTCGTTGGGCATATTTATTAGCAGTCATTGCTAGTGTGGATGCACTTATTTTATCAGCGTTGGCGTTTATTTTAGCTACTAGGCATATAAAACTTCAACCGGAACCCTTATATGCATCTACTTTGCGTaaag GTGAACTCAATAGTGGATATTTGGGTGACAGTAGTGCATCAATGGCTGGTTCTAGAAAGTCATTGAATTTGCAACCAGTTATGTTGATGCCACAGCCAATGATGGATCAAGATCGATTTTCAGAATTTTCTAACAGGACAGGTCGCTCTCATAAAGGTGCCATGTACAGACCAGAGTATGCTTCATCTAGTATTCATAATTTTCAACTCTAA